The nucleotide sequence AAATATCTCAAATATTAAATGTAGATATGGGACTTTTAGTTTCTGGTGAAGAAACTAGGATGCATATATTTAATATCACTCGTTCTGGAAAAGGAGTTCCAATTGAACAAAGAGAAGGTTATGAATGTGAAAATTTAGCTGATAGATTTGTTCATAAAAAATTGGAAACTATGACAGTAAAAGTAGAACCTAGTAATGATAAACCACCTTTAAATTCTCATCCAGGTCAAGAGTTTAATTATGTATTAGAGGGGTCATTGATGTTATATATACATAATCGTGAAATAATTCTCAATGAAGGCGATTCAATTTTCTTTGATTCAAATTATGAACATGCAATGAAGGCTTTAAACAATAAAAAGGCTAAATTTTTAGCTGTAATTGTACAATGAATAAAATAAATTAATTAACTTTATTAATTAGATTATTAAATAATTAGATTATTAATTAATTATATTAATTAAGTTTATTAAATTTATTAAATATAATATAATAATATTATAATTATTAACTAACAATCAGATTTACTAGAGGTATTTAATGTCATCATTAACTAAAGAATTTGTTAATAGAGTTGAATTTGAATCTTATGAAGACTTTAAGGAAAATTTTAAGTTTAAAATTCCAGAAAACTTTAATTTTGCTTTTGATGTTGTAGATAGATATGCTGAAGAAGATCCAGAAAAGATTGCTCTTATTTGGTGTAATGATTATGGGGATGAAGAAATATTCACATTTTCTGATATGAAAAAATACAGTAATAAAACAGCTAACTTCTTTAAAAATCTTGGAATAAATAAAGGAGACTCTGTGATGCTTACTGTGAAAAACCGTTTTGAATTTTGGTTTTCTATGATGGCTCTTCATAAAATTGGAGCAATACCTATTCCAGCTACTCATATGTTGAAAGTTAAAGATATGGTTTATAGAATTGAAAGTGCTTCGGTAGATGCTATATTATCTGTAGATGAGGGAGATTTAATCAAAGACTTTGAAAAAGCTGAAAAAGACTTGGACATTAATCCACCACTTAAAAAAATTTTTGTTGGAGAT is from Methanobrevibacter sp. TMH8 and encodes:
- a CDS encoding cupin domain-containing protein is translated as MFILKDIVRDIGFRVKELRELSDISIEKIAKELNINNEDYVLYENGEKDIPVSILYEISQILNVDMGLLVSGEETRMHIFNITRSGKGVPIEQREGYECENLADRFVHKKLETMTVKVEPSNDKPPLNSHPGQEFNYVLEGSLMLYIHNREIILNEGDSIFFDSNYEHAMKALNNKKAKFLAVIVQ